In Polaribacter pacificus, the genomic window CGCTTTGTAAATATTGGTCTGAGTATCTTTAAAAGACAAACTGTCGGTAGGCATTACTGCTAGCTCATTACCAAAACGATACCACATAAGCTCAAATTTATCTGACAGACTTTGATTTTGTCTTAGTTTTTCTAATGCATTTAACAGGCCCCTATCTTGCTTTAAAAACTTTATAGAGAGGCTGTTGTCAGCCAAAATAGTTAAACTTGGTTTTTTGCTTGTTATACGGTCGTTTTCAATACTTGGATTAATCCATAAGAGTATAAGTAAAAAAAATGCAAGAAAGCGTAAGGAGAACAACAGCAAATGAGTTCTTTTGACTTTAGGGTTCTTATAAAAATACAAAAACCATGAAGCACCTAGGCTGATAAGAACTGCAAATAAGATTAATAAAATTGTTGTTGTTTGCAAGTGGATATCTTTAAACGTAAAATTAACTAAAAATATATTGATAATCAATCGCTAAAAAATATTAATCAACATAAAAAAGCCTATCGTGTTTTCTAAAACAGATAGGCTTTTTCTATGTATTAGTTGTTGTTATTTTTTAGGCCATACATTGTCAGTTACATCAGAATCTGGGAATCTACCAAAAGGATCAAAAGTTATTTTTTTAATCTTTCTAGATCCAAATTGCAATTTGGCTTTAAACGTTCGGTTTCCATTAAACCAAACTGAAACCGGCCAAGTAACAATTGCAGTGTTAGCATCTAGCATCTTAGCGTTTTTCATTTTTTTAATAGCTGATCTTCCTTCTTCAAATTCAACCTTTAATACTACAGGAGATGGCATTGCTCCAGCCTGATAAACATCTACTGTGGTAGTAGATCCAGACTTACTAACCTTATTAATTGAACCATCAACAGACTCTGTAGTCCACAACCAATAATACCAGAACCATCCTAGATCCATGCGTAATTCACTACTCATAAAGTACACAAAATCCCAAGGAGACGGGTGTTTAAATGACCAGGCCGCTGCATATTTCTTCATAGCAGCTTGTACTGCATCATCTCCTACGATACTTCCCAACATAGAAAGCATCATTGGTGCTTTGTTATAGGTCTGAAATCCATATAAGTTTCCTCCGTAATTAGACATCCACATCATGGTAGGTTCTTCTTCGTTTCCGCTAATTCTACCATAGTTTTGTCCCCAACCATCTAGTTTGGCTGGTCTTCCTGTTGCATCAGCATTTGATAAGATATTCATATAGGTATTAAATCCTTCATCCATCCAACCGTATCTGGTTTCGTTTGTTCCTACGACCATTGGCCACCATTGATGTGCAGTTTCATGATCTGCAGCACCTTGATTAGAGTTGATTACCATAGGGTATTCCATTCCGGCACTAGGACCATCCTGAAGTGTTAACTGTGGAAAAGCATAAGGTGTCCATAAATTTGAGTAGAACTCTAAGGCATGACGCGTTACTGCTCCTGCTCTTGTAAATCTATTTGCTCTTTCTGGTAAAAACACCATATGAATCGGGATCGGTCCTTTGCTAGGAATCACAGCTCTAGTGGCTTTCCATACAAATTCATTAGATGCTGCCCAAGCAAAATCATTTACTTTATCAGCTTTATAATGCCAAATTATTTGATTGTCCTTTGCTGGCTTTAGGCCTTTTTCACCTTGACCAATAATGGTTAATTCCTCATTTGATTTTAAAACCTTAGCCAATCGATTGTTGGTTTCTTGGGTTAAGATTTCGTTGGCATTTTGTAAAACTCCTGTTGAACTCACTATCCAACCATCTGGTACATTGATCTTTACATCAAAGGTTCCGAAATTGTTAAAAAATTCTGCAGGACCTAAATAAACATCTCTTTGCCAACCTCTTAAATCATCATATTTTGCAAGTCTAGGAAACCATTGAGTTGGTTGAAACACACGACTACCCCATCGTTGGGTCATTCTATGTCCTCTTCCGTTTTCTCCTCCAGGTAATTTTGTATTCCAAGAAATTTCTACGGTTGCTTTTGATTTTGCTTTAATTGGAGTCGCAAGATTGATTACCGCTACTGTTTGTTGCAAGCCACTCACAGAAATTTTTGGAGTACTTTTTTGTCCTCTTCTAAAACCAGCTGGTCTTGCGTGTAAATCAACCTCTACACCATCTACAACTAATCGAGTGATTACCATTCCTTCTGTAGTTTCTGCAGGAACTGAACTCCCTCTTGGGACATCCGCTCTAAAAATATTGTGATCCAACCTTAATACAATACTGTTTAAATCATCAGTACTATTGTTGTGCATTAAAATTGTTTCTGTACCAGAAAGAACTTGTGTCCTTGGGTTTAGGCTTACGTTAATATCGTAATCAGCCTCTAATTGCCAATAGTTTTTTCCAGGTGTACCCGTAAAATCTCTAGTTCCAGCCTTTATAGCTTTTTGAATCGAGTTAGTCAATGGAATTTCATGGCGAATTGTTCGCTTTGTTGATGTTAGGCTTTTTTGCTGTGCAGCACCTAAATACCCTTGTAATAAGAAAACAAGGGACAGTCCTTTTAGTAGTATTTTCATGGTTGTTGCTTAAGTTTATGCCCGAAGATACATACTAAGCAGCATATTTACAAAACCTTAGATGTTAAAAAAGCCCATACCAAAAAGGTATAGGCTTAATATATAGTTTATGTCGTGTTTATTAGGTGTTCATTCCTCCATCAACAGAAAGGGTTTGACCGGTAATATACCCACTCATGTCTGATGCTAAAAACACACAGGCATTAGCGATATCTTCTGGAGTCCCTCCTCTTTTTAAAGGAATTTCATTACGCCATCCTTCTACAACTTTTTCATCGAGCTTGGCAGTCATTTCTGTTTCTATAAAACCAGGAGCAATCACATTGCTTCGAATATTACGAGAACCTAATTCTAAAGCTACTGATTTAGAAAACCCGATAATTCCAGCTTTTGAAGCTGCGTAATTGGCTTGACCAGCATTTCCTTTTAATCCAACAACAGAACTCATATTAATTATAGATCCTGAACGTTGTTTCATCATAGGTCTGATTACAGCTTTGGTTAAGTTAAATACAGATTTTAAATTAACTTCTATCACCTTATCAAAATCATCTTCAGAAATTCGCATTAGCAAATTGTCTTTTGTGATTCCAGCATTGTTTATTAAAACATCAATAGCACCAAATTCTTTTAGTACTTCTGCTGCTAATTCTTGAGCCGCATCAAAATTTGCAGCGTTTGATTGGTAGCCCTTCGCTTTTACACCAAATGCTTGTAATTCTTTTTCTAGTTCGTTTGCAGCATCAACAGATGAGCTATAGGTAAAAGCAACATGAGCACCTTGTTTGGCAAACATCAGAGCAATTCCTCGACCAATCCCTCTAGAGGCTCCTGTAATAAGTGCCGTTTTATTATCTAATAATTTCATAAGTAAGTTGTTTGATTTCTTTATGAGTTTTTCAAATATACTAATCTTTTATTGATGGGAATTTCCCAATAAAAAGAAATTCCCGAAAAGCTGAGGATGAATTCAACGAAGTCGGGAATTTTATTTGTGTTTCGTTTTAAACTAAAACGATTTGTATTTATTTTTTTAAGACAGTAGCGATCATTTCTCCAATTTTAGCTGGAGAATCTACTACGTGAATTCCATTTGCTCTTAAAATAGCCATTTTAGCTTGTGCAGTATCATCAGCTCCACCAACAATTGCTCCAGCATGACCCATTGTACGTCCTGCAGGCGCAGTCTGACCAGCGATAAACCCAACAACTGGCTTTCTGTTTCCATCAGCTTTGATCCACTTTGCAGCATCAGCTTCTAATTGACCACCAATTTCACCAATCATAACGATTGCTTCAGTTTCATCATCATTCATTAATAGTTCAACAGCTTCTTTTGTTGTAGTTCCAATAATTGGATCTCCACCAATACCAATTGCAGTAGTGATTCCGTAACCTTGTTTTACAACTTGATCAGCAGCTTCATAAGTAAGAGTTCCTGATTTAGAAACGATTCCAACACGCCCTTTCTTAAAGATAAAACCTGGCATAATACCAACTTTTGCCTCGTCTGGAGTAATAACACCTGGACAGTTTGGACCAACTAAAATACAATCCTTAGCATCAATATAAGCTTTTACTTTTACCATATCAGCAGTAGGAATTCCTTCTGTGATACAAATAATTACTTTGATTCCTGCATCAGCAGCTTCCATAATTGCATCAGCAGCAAAAGCTGGTGGTACAAAAATAATTGAAGTATCTGCTCCTGCTTTAGAAACAGCATCGGCAACTGTATTAAATACAGGCTTTCCTAAATGCTCTTGACCACCTTTTCCCGGTGTCACACCACCAACTACATTGGTGCCATAATCAATCATTTGACCAGCGTGAAAGGTACCTTCACTTCCTGTAAAACCTTGTACTATAACTTTTGAATCTTTATTTACTAAAACGCTCATTTGATTTTTTGTTTTACTCTAGATTATACGTTCTATTGAACTGAATATTTTTTACTGCACAAAAATAACTTTTTTTACAATGGTATCCAACCAATTTCGTTTCACTTTTTTTGATTGCCAACGATATTTTTAAGATAGATTACTTCTCGTAATTTTTGTTTGTGTTGTATAGCAGGGGTTCCGTAGTAAATACCCTTGCTAAGACTTTTAGTAACACCAGATTGCGCCATCACTATGGTGCCTTTTTCTATAGAAATTCCACTTGTCATTCCTACCTGTCCCCAAATTGTTACTTCATCTTCAATGATATTACAACCAGCAATACCGGTTTGAGCAGCGATTAAACATTTTTTACCAATTACGGTGTCATGCCCAATATGTACCTGGTTGTCAATTTTTGTTCCCTTTTTAATATGTGTATTACCAGAAACTCCTCTGTCAATAGTACAACTAGCACCTAAGTGCACTTCATCTTCTATTAAAACACTACCTCCAGAAATTAGTTGATCATAACCACTAGGTCTGTTTTTGTAATAAAAAGCATCAGAACCGATGACGGTATTTGCATGAATAGTTACATCATCACCTATGCGACAATTATCATAAATACTCACATTGGCGTGAATACGGCAGTTTTTCCCAATTCTTACATTATTACCAATAAATACATTAGGCTGAATAACAGTGTTTTCTCCTATTGTAGCTGAATCGGCAATACTAGCTTTAGCAGCGATAAAAGGATTGAAATGCTTCGTTATGGTATTAAAATCTCTAAAAGGATCATCAGATATTAACAATGACTTTCCTTCTGGACAGGCTACCTTCTTATTAATTAAAATAGTGGTTGCAGCAGAGTTTAATGCCTGGTCATAATATTTTGGATGATCTACAAAAACAATATCACCTTTTTCAACAACGTGAATTTCATTTATACCGGTAACTGCATAATCAGCAGAACCAACAAATTCTACCTTTAATAAAGTAGCAATTTGTTGTAGTGTTTGTGGTTGAGAAAATTTCAAAATTACTCTTTGATACGTTCTTGGTATGCTCCTTTTGAAGTCTCAATTTTAATTTTATCACCTTCATTGATAAAAAGAGGAACATTAACTTCTGCACCAGTTTCTACCGTCGCAGGTTTGGTTGCATTGGTTGCTGTATTTCCTTTTAATCCAGGCTCAGTGTGGGTTACTTCTAAAATAACACTTGCAGGCATGTCTACAGATAAAGGCATTCCATCTTCAGAGTTAATAATGATGGTAACAATTTCTCCTTCTTTCATTAATTCTGGCACATCTAAGGCACTCTTTTGAAGTTGAATTTGTGTGTAATCTTGTTCATTCATAAAGTGATACACATCTCCTTCTCTGTATAAGTATTGAAATTTATGAGTTTCTACACGAACATCATCTAGTTTTCTACCTGCAGGAAAGGTGTTGTCTATAACTTTTCCGTTGGTTACACTCTTTAATTTTGTACGAACAAAAGCAGGTCCTTTACCTGGTTTAACGTGTAAAAACTCTACAACTTTGTAAATGTCATTATTGTATCTAATACACAATCCGTTTCTTATATCTGATGTTGTTGCCATGTATGCTTTATTTTCTTAATTACTAATTTACGTTTTATTTTATTTAGCTTCCTAAATAGCCTTTCATAATTCCACGCTTCGAATTTCTAATGAAAAGTGTAATTTCATCACGTTCTGGTGTCGCTTCCATTTCGGCTTCTATAATTTCTAGGGCTTGAGTGTTGTTGTAATTCTTTTGGTATAAAATTCTGTAGATATCTTGAATCTCTTTGATTTTTTCAGAAGAAAACCCTCTTCTACGAAGTCCAATAGAATTAATCCCTACATAAGATAAGGGCTCTTTTCCTGCTTTGGTAAATGGCGGTACGTCCTTACGAACTAAAGAACCTCCAGAAATCATAGCGTGATCTCCAACATGAATAAATTGATGTACTGCGGCTAACCCACCAATAATAGCGTATTTACCAACTACAACATGACCTCCCAACAAAACACCATTAACGATGATTGCATTATCTCCAACGATACAGTCATGAGCAATATGAGATGCAGCCATAATCAAACAATTTTCGCCTATAACAGTTTTACCTCTATCATTGGTTCCTCTGTTAATGGTTACACATTCTCTAATGGTTGTATTATCACCAATAATTGTAAGTGAATCTTCTCCTTCGAATTTTAAATCCTGAGGAATAGCAGAAATTACAGCCCCAGGAAATATGCGGCAGTTTTTTCCGATTCTAGCTCCTTCCATAATGGTTACATTAGATCCTATCCATGTTCCTGAACCAATTTCCACATCGTTGTTGATGGTTGCAAAAGGCTCTATTACTACATTTCTAGCTACTTTAGCTTGAGGATGTACATAGGCTAAGGGTTGATTCATAAGCTATTGTTTTTTTGCTATTTGAGCCA contains:
- a CDS encoding M1 family metallopeptidase; its protein translation is MKILLKGLSLVFLLQGYLGAAQQKSLTSTKRTIRHEIPLTNSIQKAIKAGTRDFTGTPGKNYWQLEADYDINVSLNPRTQVLSGTETILMHNNSTDDLNSIVLRLDHNIFRADVPRGSSVPAETTEGMVITRLVVDGVEVDLHARPAGFRRGQKSTPKISVSGLQQTVAVINLATPIKAKSKATVEISWNTKLPGGENGRGHRMTQRWGSRVFQPTQWFPRLAKYDDLRGWQRDVYLGPAEFFNNFGTFDVKINVPDGWIVSSTGVLQNANEILTQETNNRLAKVLKSNEELTIIGQGEKGLKPAKDNQIIWHYKADKVNDFAWAASNEFVWKATRAVIPSKGPIPIHMVFLPERANRFTRAGAVTRHALEFYSNLWTPYAFPQLTLQDGPSAGMEYPMVINSNQGAADHETAHQWWPMVVGTNETRYGWMDEGFNTYMNILSNADATGRPAKLDGWGQNYGRISGNEEEPTMMWMSNYGGNLYGFQTYNKAPMMLSMLGSIVGDDAVQAAMKKYAAAWSFKHPSPWDFVYFMSSELRMDLGWFWYYWLWTTESVDGSINKVSKSGSTTTVDVYQAGAMPSPVVLKVEFEEGRSAIKKMKNAKMLDANTAIVTWPVSVWFNGNRTFKAKLQFGSRKIKKITFDPFGRFPDSDVTDNVWPKK
- the fabG gene encoding 3-oxoacyl-[acyl-carrier-protein] reductase, with product MKLLDNKTALITGASRGIGRGIALMFAKQGAHVAFTYSSSVDAANELEKELQAFGVKAKGYQSNAANFDAAQELAAEVLKEFGAIDVLINNAGITKDNLLMRISEDDFDKVIEVNLKSVFNLTKAVIRPMMKQRSGSIINMSSVVGLKGNAGQANYAASKAGIIGFSKSVALELGSRNIRSNVIAPGFIETEMTAKLDEKVVEGWRNEIPLKRGGTPEDIANACVFLASDMSGYITGQTLSVDGGMNT
- the sucD gene encoding succinate--CoA ligase subunit alpha; amino-acid sequence: MSVLVNKDSKVIVQGFTGSEGTFHAGQMIDYGTNVVGGVTPGKGGQEHLGKPVFNTVADAVSKAGADTSIIFVPPAFAADAIMEAADAGIKVIICITEGIPTADMVKVKAYIDAKDCILVGPNCPGVITPDEAKVGIMPGFIFKKGRVGIVSKSGTLTYEAADQVVKQGYGITTAIGIGGDPIIGTTTKEAVELLMNDDETEAIVMIGEIGGQLEADAAKWIKADGNRKPVVGFIAGQTAPAGRTMGHAGAIVGGADDTAQAKMAILRANGIHVVDSPAKIGEMIATVLKK
- a CDS encoding UDP-3-O-(3-hydroxymyristoyl)glucosamine N-acyltransferase encodes the protein MKFSQPQTLQQIATLLKVEFVGSADYAVTGINEIHVVEKGDIVFVDHPKYYDQALNSAATTILINKKVACPEGKSLLISDDPFRDFNTITKHFNPFIAAKASIADSATIGENTVIQPNVFIGNNVRIGKNCRIHANVSIYDNCRIGDDVTIHANTVIGSDAFYYKNRPSGYDQLISGGSVLIEDEVHLGASCTIDRGVSGNTHIKKGTKIDNQVHIGHDTVIGKKCLIAAQTGIAGCNIIEDEVTIWGQVGMTSGISIEKGTIVMAQSGVTKSLSKGIYYGTPAIQHKQKLREVIYLKNIVGNQKK
- the efp gene encoding elongation factor P gives rise to the protein MATTSDIRNGLCIRYNNDIYKVVEFLHVKPGKGPAFVRTKLKSVTNGKVIDNTFPAGRKLDDVRVETHKFQYLYREGDVYHFMNEQDYTQIQLQKSALDVPELMKEGEIVTIIINSEDGMPLSVDMPASVILEVTHTEPGLKGNTATNATKPATVETGAEVNVPLFINEGDKIKIETSKGAYQERIKE
- the lpxA gene encoding acyl-ACP--UDP-N-acetylglucosamine O-acyltransferase → MNQPLAYVHPQAKVARNVVIEPFATINNDVEIGSGTWIGSNVTIMEGARIGKNCRIFPGAVISAIPQDLKFEGEDSLTIIGDNTTIRECVTINRGTNDRGKTVIGENCLIMAASHIAHDCIVGDNAIIVNGVLLGGHVVVGKYAIIGGLAAVHQFIHVGDHAMISGGSLVRKDVPPFTKAGKEPLSYVGINSIGLRRRGFSSEKIKEIQDIYRILYQKNYNNTQALEIIEAEMEATPERDEITLFIRNSKRGIMKGYLGS